The Shewanella sp. MTB7 genome includes a window with the following:
- the cmoA gene encoding carboxy-S-adenosyl-L-methionine synthase CmoA codes for MNTSQDTIYAQACENISDFQFDEKVAVVFNDMITRSVPGYGQIIKTLGDLAHKYVTQDSHIYDLGCSLGAATLSIRRSIGSRNCTIIAVDNSPSMIERCQEKLGAFVSDTPVDLVCGDIRDIKIENASMVVLNFTMQFLAPKDRELLLSNIYKGLKPGGILVLSEKLNFEDDSVQSLLDDLHLDFKRANGYSELEISQKRSSLEHVMKPDTLNQHEIRLKEQGFKHFNVWFQCFNFASMVVIK; via the coding sequence ATGAACACTTCTCAAGATACTATCTACGCTCAAGCATGTGAAAACATTAGCGACTTTCAGTTCGATGAAAAAGTTGCAGTCGTGTTTAATGACATGATCACACGTTCTGTTCCTGGTTATGGACAGATCATAAAAACGCTCGGCGATCTTGCCCATAAATACGTCACTCAAGACAGCCATATTTATGATCTAGGTTGCTCCCTTGGCGCCGCAACGTTAAGTATTCGTCGCAGTATTGGCTCACGAAATTGCACCATCATTGCCGTAGACAATAGTCCATCGATGATTGAACGTTGCCAAGAAAAATTAGGGGCTTTTGTCAGTGATACTCCTGTGGATCTTGTTTGTGGTGATATACGCGACATTAAAATTGAAAATGCCTCCATGGTCGTGCTTAATTTTACGATGCAGTTTTTGGCCCCAAAAGACCGAGAGTTACTGCTAAGCAATATCTATAAAGGTCTTAAACCTGGTGGCATTTTAGTGCTATCAGAAAAATTGAATTTTGAAGACGACTCAGTTCAAAGTTTGCTTGATGATCTTCATCTCGACTTTAAAAGAGCTAATGGTTACAGTGAATTAGAAATAAGCCAAAAACGAAGTTCACTAGAACATGTAATGAAACCCGATACCTTAAACCAACATGAAATAAGGTTAAAAGAACAAGGTTTTAAACATTTTAACGTATGGTTTCAATGTTTCAACTTTGCCTCTATGGTAGTGATTAAGTGA